A part of Crassostrea angulata isolate pt1a10 chromosome 5, ASM2561291v2, whole genome shotgun sequence genomic DNA contains:
- the LOC128185082 gene encoding N-lysine methyltransferase KMT5A-like, producing MAAYSRGKIAKQRISPKREAEFMCRSGLDCDALKVELINRRIGYGVFATQNFLKGSFLVEYVGERIVPKEAEEREKKRKIKHTSYMFYFKWNGLKCIDATNTERKGKYIKDEEVGSPLNNCVMRLLVTENYPRLCLFANRDIKAGEELRYDYGEANLPWRQIHLMIIHLMITHLMSTRTVRRTMKKLLILKQRVKKKLMMIPTLHPLWKFHIKVKS from the exons ATGGCAGCTTATTCAAGGGGGAAAATTGCA AAACAACGAATAAGCCCTAAAAGAGAGGCAGAATTTATGTGTCGTTCTGGACTGGACTGTGATGCATTAAAAGTTGAATTGATCAACAGAAGAAT aggATATGGGGTTTTTGCAActcaaaattttctaaaaggaAGCTTTTTGGTAGAATATGTTGGAGAGAGAATTGTGCCCAAGGAAGCAGAAGAAAGAGAAAAGAAGcgcaaaataaaacatactagTTATATGTTTTACTTTAAGTGGAATGGTCTGAAGTG CATTGATGCAACTAACACTGAAAGAAAGGGGAAGTATATAAAGGACGAGGAAGTCGGAAGTCCGTTGAATAACTGTGTTATGCGCCTTTTGGTTACCGAGAATTATCCAAGGCTCTGCCTCTTTGCAAATAGAGATATTAAAGCTGGAGAAGAGTTAAGATATGATTATGGGGAAGCCAACCTACCTTGGCGACAA ATTCACCTGATGATAATCCATTTGATGATAACCCATTTGATGTCAACCAGGACAGTGAGGAGAACAATGAAG AAACTATTGATACTGAAACAGAGAGTGAAAAAGAAGTTGATGATGATTCCAACACTGCATCCCCTATggaag TtccatataaaagtaaaaagctAA